The stretch of DNA CCTCTATTATTTCAATTGTTCCGCCAGCTGGGCTTCCATCTGATCAAAGGATCGCTGCACGTTTTTGTGAGGATGATTTGTTAATAGACTCACGATCACGACGGCCATGAAACTAATGAGAAAGCCAGGAATCATTTCATACATTAAAGATTTCAAGGATGGTGTACTAATCCAGATCATAACCGTTACCGCTCCGGATATCATTCCTGCAAGCGCTCCCCACTTAGTCATTCGTTTCCAATAAAGGCTCAATAGAACAGTTGGCCCAAAAGCGGCGCCAAATCCGGCCCAAGCATTCCCGACGAGCGAAAGAATGGTGTCATTCGGCGTGTACGACAGGATGATACCGACTGCCGCTACTGCAAATACAGCAAGTCTTCCGATCATAACCAATTCCTTGTCTGTGGCTTGCCGGTGGAGAAAGGCTTTATAAAAGTCTTCCGTCAACGCACTGGACGTGACAAGCAACTGAGAAGAAATCGTACTCATAATCGCCGCTAAAATGGCCGATAATAAAAAGCCGGTAATGAGCGGATGAAACAAGATCTCTGAGAAGAGAATGAAGATTGTTTCAGGGTCTTTAATTTGGATGTTATTCACTGATAGGTAAGCCACGCCAACTAAACCGGTTGCTAAGGCGCCAACGATAGAAATTACCATCCAGCCGATGCCAATTCTTCTGGCGGTTTTTAGTTGCTTCACAGAGGTAATCGCCATAAATCGCACGATAATATGCGGCTGGCCGAAGTAGCCTAATCCCCATGCAAGGAAGGACATAATTCCTAAAATGGAAGTGCCTTTGAATAAATCCATCAAGCTTGGATCAATCGCGTGAACTTCTTGCAGAGTAGAAGAAATGCCGTCTAATTCGGTAAACGCGACTACAGGAACAAGCACTAATGCAGCAAACATAATACAGCCTTGAACGAAATCGGTTAAACTGACGGCCAGAAATCCGCCAAATAGCGTATAACAAATAACGACTCCAGCTGTTACGAATAGCCCCACCTTATAATCCATTTGAAAGGCTGACTCGAATAGCCGCCCGCCGGAAACTAACCCTGCCGATGTGTAAAGTGTGAAGAAAGTGATGATAACTACTGCAGAAACGAAGCGCAGTATTTTGGTTCGGTCAGAAAAGCGGTTTTCAAAATAATCGGGGATAGTAATCGAATCGTTTGCAACCTCTGTATATGTGCGCAAACGAGGGGCGATTAAGAGATAATTCAAATAGGCACCGACCGTTAAACCAATGGCAATCCAAGCGCTGGACAAACCAGTTGCAAACATGGCTCCGGGCAGCCCCATCAGCATCCAGCCACTCATATCGGAAGCGCCGGCTGATAATGCAGTAACAGCAGGGCCAAGACCGCGCCCGCCCAGCATGTAATCGGATAAATCGGACGTTTTTCTATAAGAATACAGACCGATCGCCAGCATTCCGATGAAATAAATAGCTAAAGATATGAAGATTTCTACACTCACCAAATCTCTCCTTCATGAAAATAGTTATAACAATTTCTAACCCTAACAAAGAATGCCGCGTCATTCAAGGAACCTAAAAGCGGAGAAAGGGAGGAGAGACCTATATACGAACATAATGAAAGCGATTACATAAAACGAAAAAGTAAAATGATTCTAAATATTCAAAACAAGAAAAAGAATCTGTGCGAACAATGCTATTCGAATAAAGTGGAGCGTGGTAAAATAAGCTTTGTGCGAAGGAAGAGACTCTTCTGCTTTATTGCTATGAAACCGGATTATTTGATAAGATGAAGAGTATTGTAGAGTGTCGAAATATACGGAGGTGAATGAACTTGACACGTATTACAGAAGAACAAGTGAAACATGTAGCGAATTTAGCGCGTCTTGCTGTGACTGAAGAAGAAGTAGAGAAATTCACTTCTCATTTAGATGCCATTATCTCTTTTGCGGAGCAATTAAATGAGTTGGATACAACAAATGTAGAGCCGACATCACATGTTTTAAATATGAAGAATATTATGCGCGAGGATAAAGCTCAGCCAGGATTGCCGCAGGAGGAAGTATTGAAAAATGCTCCAGACCATGAAGGCGGACAAATCCGCGTGCCGTCGATAATTGAGTAGGGAGGGAACACGATGACATTATTTAATTACAAGCTGACAGAGCTTCATGATCTTTTACATAAAAAAGAAATCTCCATCCCAGATCTAGTGGAGGAATCCTACAAAAGAATTGAAGAAGTGGAAGACAAGGTTCAAGCGTTCATTACTTTAAATGAAGAGCAAGCACGCAAACAAGCGGAAGCGCTGCAAGCCAAAATCAGCACCGATGAGGCGAAAGGGCTTTTGTTCGGCATGCCGATTGGAATTAAAGACAATATCGTCACCAAAGGATTGCGGACAACAAGCGGAAGCCAAATGCTGAATAATTTTGATCCGATTTATGATGCGACGGTCATGGAGAAACTTCATGCCGCGCAAACCATTACGATCGGAAAATTAAATATGGACGAGTTTGCGATGGGCTCGTCTACGGAAAATTCCGGATACCATAAAACGTATAACCCTTGGAATTTGGACTGCGTGCCGGGCGGTTCCTCAGGCGGATCTGCGGCAGCTGTAGCCGCAGGAGAAGTGCCGTTTTCTTTAGGATCTGATACAGGCGGCTCCATTCGCCAGCCAGCTGCCTTCTGCGGAGTAGTTGGATTAAAGCCTACATACGGCCGGGTCTCCCGTTACGGATTGATTGCCTTTGCTTCTTCGTTAGATCAAATTGGGCCGATCACCCGCAACGTGGAGGATAACGCCTATTTATTAGAAGCGATTTCAGGATTGGATCCTCACGATTCCACTTCAGCTGATGTCGCTGTTGATTCTTATGCACAAGCGCTGACCGGCGATGTGAAAGGACTGCGGATTGCTGTACCGAAGGAATATCTGGGAGAAGGCGTTTCGGACGATGTGCGCCAATCCGTTTTAGAGGCGCTGAAGGTGTTAGAAGGCATGGGAGCCACATGGGAAGAAGTATCACTTCCGCATTCTAAATATGGTGTAGCCACTTATTATTTGCTCGCCTCATCAGAAGCCTCCTCCAACCTGGCTCGCTTCGACGGCATCCGTTACGGTTATCGCACGGAAAATGCAGAGAATTTAATCGATCTCTATAAAAAAACTCGTGCAGAAGGGTTTGGCGATGAAGTGAAGCGCCGGATTATGCTCGGTACATTCGCTTTAAGCTCCGGTTATTATGACGCCTATTACAAAAAAGCCCAAAAAGTACGTACATTAATTAAAAAAGACTTTGAAGATATTTTAGAACAATACGATGTGATCATTGGGCCAACCGCGCCGACGCCAGCTTTCAAAATCGGCGAAAACATTGATGACCCATTAACGATGTATGCCAATGATATCTTGACCATTCCGGTAAATCTTTCCGGCGTTCCGGCTATTTCCGTACCATGCGGATTCTCTGGCGGCATGCCGCTCGGTCTGCAAATCATCGGAAAGCATTTTGATGAAAAGACGGTCTATCGCGTGGCTCATGCCTTTGAACAGGAAACAGACTTTCATCAGAAAAAACCAACATTGTAAGGGGTGAACAGAATGAACTTTGAAACGGTCATTGGATTAGAAGTCCATGTAGAGCTTAAAACAGAATCAAAAATCTTTTCTTCGGCGCCGGCTCACTTCGGTGCTGAACCTAATACAAATACAACAGTGGTCGACTTAGGTTATCCAGGCGTGCTGCCCGTAGTCAATCGGCGCGTCGTGGAATTTGCGATGAAAGCGGCAATGGCATTAAACTGTGAGATTGCTTCTATTACTAAATTTGACCGCAAAAACTACTTCTACCCCGATAACCCGAAAGCTTATCAAATTTCGCAATTCGATAAGCCGATTGGCGAGAACGGCTGGATTGAAATAGAAGTCGGCGGTAAAAAGAAAAAAATCGGCATTACGCGCATTCATATGGAAGAAGATGCCGGTAAATTAACGCACACAGGAAACGGCTATTCTTTGTGTGACTTTAACCGCCAAGGAACACCGCTTATTGAAATCGTATCAGAGCCGGACATTCGCTCTGCGGAAGAAGCTTATGCTTATTTAGAAAAGCTGAAGTCTATTATTCAGTACACAGAAGTGTCTGATTGTAAAATGGAGGAAGGTTCTCTTCGCTGTGACGCCAACATTTCATTGCGTCCGTTCGGACAAGCGGAGTTCGGTACGAAAACGGAGCTAAAGAACCTCAATTCATTTAACTTCGTTCGCAAAGGCTTGGAATATGAAGAAAAGCGGCAAGCGGATGTATTATTATCCGGCGGTGTGATTGAACAGGAAACACGCCGTTTTGATGAAGCGTCAGGAAAAACGTTATTAATGCGCGTTAAAGAAGGCTCTGATGATTATCGCTATTTCCCCGAACCGGATCTGGTGGATATCCATATTGATGAGGAGTGGAAAGAGCGGGTGCGCGCTTCCATTCCAGAGCTTCCGGATGAGCGCAAAGAACGCTATATGAATGAGCTTGGCTTGCCGGCCCACGATGCCAAGGTGCTGACCATTACGAAAGAAATGGCGGACTTTTTTGAGGCAACAGTTGACGCAGGCGCAGACGCGAAGCTTGCATCTAACTGGTTAATGGGAGAAGTGTCGGCTTATCTGAACGCCGAAGCCAAGGAATTGAATGAATGCGCCTTGACACCGGAAAGCTTAGCCGGAATGATCCGCTTAATTGAAAAAGGAACGATTTCTTCGAAAATCGCCAAAAAAGTATTTAAAGAGCTCATTGAAAATGGCGGAGATGCTGAGAAAATCGTGAAAGAAAAAGGGCTAGTCCAAATTTCGGATGAAGGCGCCCTGATGAAATATGTAACGGAAGCATTAGATGCCAATCCGCAATCCGTTGAAGATTTTAAAAACGGAAAAAGCAAGGCCATCGGCTTCTTAGTCGGCCAAATCATGAAAGCGACTAAAGGACAAGCAAACCCAGCTGTTCTGAACAAGCTATTAATGGAAGAAATCAAAAAGCGCTAGCAAATAAAATGCACTCCTTAATTAGGAACTGCGCTTTGTTATAATAAGGGGATTTTTACAGATCAACCGTCTCCAGCCGGGCGACTCTTCGCTTATGCAGGCTGGAGACGGTTTTTTATTGTCCGGCCGCAAGTCTGGTAGGGTGAAGGCAGAGAATAGACGGCTAAAGTGATCATCAAAAGTAAGAATTTTCTTTCATCCGTGCTGCTGAAGGAAGAAATAAGGCTCTTCCATTCAACGCCTTAGTCCCTTGCATCTGGCAGCCTGCATGCGGGATCGGGCTGCTATTCCGAGTTGACGAATAAGGAATTAAAGTTTAAAGTATATATAACTCATAAAAATAATCGGGATTGAACAGGAGGGATCAAAATGAAAGAACAGTATCGTGTGATACCTGGTGCTGAAGCGTTTTATTTTGAAGGTAATGAAATAGGTATTATACTTTCACATGGCTTTATGGGAACCCCGCAAAGTGTGAAATACATTGGGAAAGGTCTGGCGGCCAAAGGGTTTACTGTTTTAGCTCCACGGCTCAAAGGGCATGGCACGCATCCTCTCGATATGGAAAAATGCCGCTATGAAGATTGGTACGAAAGCTTTCAGCAAGCTTATGGCACGCTGAAAGCCCAAGAGAAGCAAGTGTTTGTATTGGGCCAATCGATGGGAGGCACACTAGCTCTTAAATTGGCTTCTGAATATCAGGATATCGCGGGGATCATCACGATCAATGCAGCTTTGGCACTTCCGTCCTTTGATTATTTGAAGTCAACGCCAGCCCCGCGATTTATTGATGAGGGACCGGCGGATATTAAAGCTGCGGACGTTCAGGAAATCACCTATGATCAAGCGCCTGTACGTGCTATTCGTGAATTGCAAAGATTAATGGTCGAAGTGCCGGGCTGTTTCTCTCAAGTCACTGCCCCTGCGCTCTGTATCAAATCCTTCATTGATCATGTGGTCCCTCCAGAGAGCACGGTGTACATTTATCAATCGATTGCTTCTAAAAACAAAAGCCTCGTAACATTGCCGAATTCCTATCATGTTGCTTCAATGGATCATGATAAGGATTTGATCATCGAGCAAGCGGCGAGCTTTATTCTGGAGCATGCATCGGTGCAGCCGCGCGCGACGGCACAATGAAGATTGCTCAGTAAAGGGAACAAGGAATGTCCGTTTGGACATTCCTTGTTCCCTATGGCGCGCGGAATGCGGCGGCTATAATGGCAGCGGCCTGTTTGATTTCGTTATCGGAAACCGTAAGCGGCGGAAGCAGGCGCAGGACGTGTGTGCCCGCCGTTAGCAGCAGAAGCCCCCGCTCACGGATTGCGGCTACATAAGGGGCGGCTTCTTCGGTCAGCTCAATGCCAATCATGAGCCCTTTTCCTTTTATTTTCTTTACTTGCGGCATGAGGGAAAGCTCCGAATTCAGCGCAGCGGCCAACTGTTTCCCTTTTGCTGCTACTTGCTGCAAAAATGTTTCTTCAAAAACAGTTTGCAGCGTAACTTTCGCTGCAGCGAGAGACACAGGGTTGCCGCCGAAAGTGGAACCGTGTGAACCTGGTGAGAAAGCGCTCGCCAGTTCCTTTTTGCCGATGATGGCTCCGAGGGGCAAACCGTTGGCGATGCCTTTGGCGGTGGAGACGATATCAGGATCTAATCCCGCATGCTGGAAAGCGAAAGCTTTCCCAGTTCGGCCAATGCCGGTTTGCACTTCGTCTACAATAATCAAGGAACCATTTTGCTGGACGAGTTCCGCAGCTGCTTGCAAAAATTCATCTTCCGCCGCATGGATGCCTCCTTCTCCTTGAATGACTTCAAATAGAAGTCCCGCTGTGTCGTCATCCAATGCGCATCGGAGCGCTTCTAAATCATGTAAAGGCACATATTCAAAGGTAGGCAGCATCGGGCCGAATCCTGATTTGATCTTATCCTGTCCTGTCGCAGCCATAGTGGCAAATGTCCGGCCGTGAAATGAGCTGATAAACGTAATTATTTTGCTTCTCCCGGTTGCTTTGCGCGCCAGCTTAATGGCTGCTTCATTTGCTTCCGCACCGCTGTTGGCGAAAAAAACAAGGTCCAGGCCAGAGGCATCAGCCAGCTGTTTAGCCACTTCTTCCTGCAGTTCGCTTTGGAATAAATTCGAAGTGTGCCAAAACTGATTCAGCTGCTGTTCGACGGCTGCTTTGACTTGATCGTTGACATGGCCAAGATTGCAGACGCCGATGCCGGAGGTGAAATCCAAATATTTTCTTCCGCTGACATCTGTCAGCCACGCCCCTTTAGCCGCTTGCGGGGTCACGTCCCAGCGTTTGTAGGTTGGGAATAAGTGGCTCATAGGATCACCTTCTCTTTCATAAACTTTGTTCCATACCACTGTCCATTCTGATAAAAAGATTTTTTCCCGGAAACGATATGCACGTCACCAGCGTGATGGGTTAAGGCTTTTAAGGCAGATTGGACTTTCGGAATCATTCCGCCCTGAATCACTCCGTTGGTGATCAGTGCTTTCGTTTCTTGTTCCGTTAGCTGAGAAAGCAGTTTCCCCTCCTGTAAGACTCCATCTACATCTGTGACGATTAGAAAATGGTCGGCATTCAAGGCGTTGGCAACCGCGCAGGCAGCATGATCAGCATTCACATTTAACACGGCGCCATTAGGACCGGATGCCAGCGGAGTAAGGACGGGCATCAGCTTCTGGCTGCACAGCAGCCGGATAAAGGTGCTGTTGACTTTCGTGACATCGCCGACAAACCCAAGCTCTTCTTGATTGATGAAGTCCGCTTCGAGCAGGGCGTTGTCGCTGGAATTGACGCCAATTGCCGCGATTCCATGCGCTTCAAGCATGCGGACCAGCTTGCGGTTTAAGCTGCCGGCAAGGGCCAGTTCAGCTGTTTGCAGCACTTGTTCCGATGTGACGCGCAAGCCGTTTTTAAATTCGCTCTCAACTTGCAGAGCCTCAAGCATCGCATTAATCTCGGGGCCGCCTCCGTGAACAAATACAATCGCATGTCCGCTTTCCGATAATTCTTTCATGCTGGCAAAGAAAGCGTCATCTAACTCATTCAGGACACTTCCGCCGCATTTGACAACAATGGTTTTCATAATATTCTCCTTTTTAGAAAAAAGCGCAAGGAGCCGCTCGCGCTGACTCCATGGCTTTAATGATTAAGTCCGGTAGCTAGCGTTTATTTTGATATAATCATATGAAAGGTCGCAGCCCCACGCCCGGCCGCATCCGTCCCCTGTGTGTAAATGAACGGTGATTTTAACCGTATCGCCTTTAAAATAATCCGTGAGTTGTTTTTCTGAATAACAAACGACTTCGCTTTGTTCAAGGATTTTTTGATTGCCGATCGCGATATCGATCCTGTTTGGATTGAGCATGATATTGGCCGAGCCGATTGCGCTAATGATGCGTCCCCAGTTAGCATCCGCGCCGAAAACAGCTGTCTTCACAAGGTTGGAACCAACGACTGCTTTGGCGGCTGTCCGGGCTTCTTCGTCATTAAATGCTCCAGATACTTCCACTTCTACAAGCTTCGTTGCCCCTTCTCCGTCTCTGGCAATCATTTTTGCTAATGTTTCACTCGTCTTCTTGAGCATAAATAAAAAGGCAGGCCAATCGCGATGCTCCGGAGACAGCGGCTGGTTGCCGGCAAGTCCGCTGGCCAGCACCATCACGGTGTCATTGGTGGATGTATCACCGTCTACCGTAATCTGGTTAAAGGTTTGATCGGTCACTAACCGCAGAGCCGCCTGCAAATGCTCAGAAGCAATGGCCGCATCAGTTGTGATATAGGCAAGCATCGTAGCCATGTTCGGGTGAATCATGCCAGACCCTTTCGCTGCGCCGCCCATCGTGACCGTTTGGCCATCTATTTTCGTTTGAAAGGCGCATTTTTTAGTTTGTGTATCCGTGGTCAGAATGGCTGTTTCAAATGGCTCGGCATTCTGTGAATGCAGCGCTGGCGGCAGCTGCTGAATGCCGGCTTTTATCTTCTCCATTTGCAAATATTCACCAATCACACCCGTAGAAGAAACAGCAACATAATGCTCGGGCAGGCCGAAAGCTTTCGCTGTCCATTGCCGGGTTTCATAGGCATCCTCCAGCCCTTGTTTGCCGGTGCAAGCATTGGCGCAGCCAGAAT from Bacillus xiapuensis encodes:
- the putP gene encoding sodium/proline symporter PutP is translated as MSVEIFISLAIYFIGMLAIGLYSYRKTSDLSDYMLGGRGLGPAVTALSAGASDMSGWMLMGLPGAMFATGLSSAWIAIGLTVGAYLNYLLIAPRLRTYTEVANDSITIPDYFENRFSDRTKILRFVSAVVIITFFTLYTSAGLVSGGRLFESAFQMDYKVGLFVTAGVVICYTLFGGFLAVSLTDFVQGCIMFAALVLVPVVAFTELDGISSTLQEVHAIDPSLMDLFKGTSILGIMSFLAWGLGYFGQPHIIVRFMAITSVKQLKTARRIGIGWMVISIVGALATGLVGVAYLSVNNIQIKDPETIFILFSEILFHPLITGFLLSAILAAIMSTISSQLLVTSSALTEDFYKAFLHRQATDKELVMIGRLAVFAVAAVGIILSYTPNDTILSLVGNAWAGFGAAFGPTVLLSLYWKRMTKWGALAGMISGAVTVMIWISTPSLKSLMYEMIPGFLISFMAVVIVSLLTNHPHKNVQRSFDQMEAQLAEQLK
- the gatC gene encoding Asp-tRNA(Asn)/Glu-tRNA(Gln) amidotransferase subunit GatC, producing the protein MTRITEEQVKHVANLARLAVTEEEVEKFTSHLDAIISFAEQLNELDTTNVEPTSHVLNMKNIMREDKAQPGLPQEEVLKNAPDHEGGQIRVPSIIE
- the gatA gene encoding Asp-tRNA(Asn)/Glu-tRNA(Gln) amidotransferase subunit GatA, translated to MTLFNYKLTELHDLLHKKEISIPDLVEESYKRIEEVEDKVQAFITLNEEQARKQAEALQAKISTDEAKGLLFGMPIGIKDNIVTKGLRTTSGSQMLNNFDPIYDATVMEKLHAAQTITIGKLNMDEFAMGSSTENSGYHKTYNPWNLDCVPGGSSGGSAAAVAAGEVPFSLGSDTGGSIRQPAAFCGVVGLKPTYGRVSRYGLIAFASSLDQIGPITRNVEDNAYLLEAISGLDPHDSTSADVAVDSYAQALTGDVKGLRIAVPKEYLGEGVSDDVRQSVLEALKVLEGMGATWEEVSLPHSKYGVATYYLLASSEASSNLARFDGIRYGYRTENAENLIDLYKKTRAEGFGDEVKRRIMLGTFALSSGYYDAYYKKAQKVRTLIKKDFEDILEQYDVIIGPTAPTPAFKIGENIDDPLTMYANDILTIPVNLSGVPAISVPCGFSGGMPLGLQIIGKHFDEKTVYRVAHAFEQETDFHQKKPTL
- the gatB gene encoding Asp-tRNA(Asn)/Glu-tRNA(Gln) amidotransferase subunit GatB encodes the protein MNFETVIGLEVHVELKTESKIFSSAPAHFGAEPNTNTTVVDLGYPGVLPVVNRRVVEFAMKAAMALNCEIASITKFDRKNYFYPDNPKAYQISQFDKPIGENGWIEIEVGGKKKKIGITRIHMEEDAGKLTHTGNGYSLCDFNRQGTPLIEIVSEPDIRSAEEAYAYLEKLKSIIQYTEVSDCKMEEGSLRCDANISLRPFGQAEFGTKTELKNLNSFNFVRKGLEYEEKRQADVLLSGGVIEQETRRFDEASGKTLLMRVKEGSDDYRYFPEPDLVDIHIDEEWKERVRASIPELPDERKERYMNELGLPAHDAKVLTITKEMADFFEATVDAGADAKLASNWLMGEVSAYLNAEAKELNECALTPESLAGMIRLIEKGTISSKIAKKVFKELIENGGDAEKIVKEKGLVQISDEGALMKYVTEALDANPQSVEDFKNGKSKAIGFLVGQIMKATKGQANPAVLNKLLMEEIKKR
- a CDS encoding alpha/beta hydrolase — translated: MKEQYRVIPGAEAFYFEGNEIGIILSHGFMGTPQSVKYIGKGLAAKGFTVLAPRLKGHGTHPLDMEKCRYEDWYESFQQAYGTLKAQEKQVFVLGQSMGGTLALKLASEYQDIAGIITINAALALPSFDYLKSTPAPRFIDEGPADIKAADVQEITYDQAPVRAIRELQRLMVEVPGCFSQVTAPALCIKSFIDHVVPPESTVYIYQSIASKNKSLVTLPNSYHVASMDHDKDLIIEQAASFILEHASVQPRATAQ
- a CDS encoding acetylornithine transaminase, whose protein sequence is MSHLFPTYKRWDVTPQAAKGAWLTDVSGRKYLDFTSGIGVCNLGHVNDQVKAAVEQQLNQFWHTSNLFQSELQEEVAKQLADASGLDLVFFANSGAEANEAAIKLARKATGRSKIITFISSFHGRTFATMAATGQDKIKSGFGPMLPTFEYVPLHDLEALRCALDDDTAGLLFEVIQGEGGIHAAEDEFLQAAAELVQQNGSLIIVDEVQTGIGRTGKAFAFQHAGLDPDIVSTAKGIANGLPLGAIIGKKELASAFSPGSHGSTFGGNPVSLAAAKVTLQTVFEETFLQQVAAKGKQLAAALNSELSLMPQVKKIKGKGLMIGIELTEEAAPYVAAIRERGLLLLTAGTHVLRLLPPLTVSDNEIKQAAAIIAAAFRAP
- the argB gene encoding acetylglutamate kinase, producing the protein MKTIVVKCGGSVLNELDDAFFASMKELSESGHAIVFVHGGGPEINAMLEALQVESEFKNGLRVTSEQVLQTAELALAGSLNRKLVRMLEAHGIAAIGVNSSDNALLEADFINQEELGFVGDVTKVNSTFIRLLCSQKLMPVLTPLASGPNGAVLNVNADHAACAVANALNADHFLIVTDVDGVLQEGKLLSQLTEQETKALITNGVIQGGMIPKVQSALKALTHHAGDVHIVSGKKSFYQNGQWYGTKFMKEKVIL
- the argJ gene encoding bifunctional glutamate N-acetyltransferase/amino-acid acetyltransferase ArgJ produces the protein MKIQSIKEAPLYEIQAGSILSPKGFMAAGVCSGVREARNDLGILFSEVPAECAAVYTASHFQAAPLKVTQDSLSLENKLQAILVNSGCANACTGKQGLEDAYETRQWTAKAFGLPEHYVAVSSTGVIGEYLQMEKIKAGIQQLPPALHSQNAEPFETAILTTDTQTKKCAFQTKIDGQTVTMGGAAKGSGMIHPNMATMLAYITTDAAIASEHLQAALRLVTDQTFNQITVDGDTSTNDTVMVLASGLAGNQPLSPEHRDWPAFLFMLKKTSETLAKMIARDGEGATKLVEVEVSGAFNDEEARTAAKAVVGSNLVKTAVFGADANWGRIISAIGSANIMLNPNRIDIAIGNQKILEQSEVVCYSEKQLTDYFKGDTVKITVHLHTGDGCGRAWGCDLSYDYIKINASYRT